One segment of Longimicrobium sp. DNA contains the following:
- a CDS encoding Gfo/Idh/MocA family oxidoreductase: MSATRVGVIGAGSLGFHHARILRGIAGAEMMGIYDADPARAAAVSAELGVKAFDSREALLDAVDAAVIAVPTTAHAEVALAALDAGVHLLIEKPIATSVEEANTIVERAEEQKLVVATGHVERFNGALRAVEDHLEDPRFVESHRLAPFGPRGTDVAVVLDLMIHDIDLLLGLVRRPVETVDAVGVGVLTGNADIANARLVFEGGAVANITASRVSMERMRKIRFFQRSGYISLDLAKGTGEFLRLKKGATLPEGDVSLLSLMNVVERVELKGDGTDALTSELQAWIAAVRGEGPLVVSGRDGRDALAVALRIMEKIEDHALAVAGAA; encoded by the coding sequence GTGAGCGCGACGCGGGTGGGGGTGATCGGGGCCGGTTCGCTCGGGTTCCACCACGCGCGCATCCTCCGCGGGATCGCGGGGGCGGAGATGATGGGGATCTACGATGCCGATCCCGCGCGCGCGGCCGCCGTCTCCGCCGAGCTGGGGGTGAAGGCGTTCGACAGCCGCGAGGCGCTGCTGGACGCCGTCGACGCGGCGGTGATCGCCGTGCCCACGACGGCGCACGCCGAGGTGGCGCTGGCCGCGCTCGACGCCGGCGTGCACCTGCTGATCGAGAAGCCCATCGCCACGTCCGTCGAGGAGGCGAACACGATCGTCGAGCGCGCGGAGGAGCAGAAGCTCGTGGTGGCGACGGGGCACGTGGAGCGCTTCAACGGCGCGCTGCGGGCGGTGGAGGACCATCTCGAGGACCCGCGCTTCGTCGAATCGCACCGCCTGGCGCCGTTCGGGCCGCGGGGGACGGACGTCGCGGTCGTACTCGACCTGATGATCCACGACATCGACCTTCTCCTGGGCCTCGTCCGCCGGCCGGTGGAGACGGTGGATGCCGTCGGGGTCGGCGTGCTGACGGGGAACGCCGACATCGCCAACGCGCGGCTGGTGTTCGAGGGCGGCGCGGTGGCCAACATCACCGCCAGCCGCGTGTCGATGGAGCGGATGCGGAAGATCCGCTTCTTCCAGCGCTCGGGGTACATCTCCCTGGACCTGGCCAAGGGGACGGGCGAGTTCCTGCGGCTGAAGAAGGGGGCGACCCTTCCCGAGGGCGACGTCTCGCTGCTGTCGCTGATGAACGTGGTGGAGCGCGTGGAGCTGAAGGGCGACGGCACCGACGCGCTGACCAGCGAGCTGCAGGCGTGGATCGCCGCGGTGCGCGGCGAGGGGCCGCTGGTGGTGAGCGGGCGCGACGGCCGCGACGCGCTGGCCGTGGCGCTGCGCATCATGGAGAAGATCGAGGACCATGCTCTCGCCGTGGCCGGAGCGGCGTAG